The Amycolatopsis sp. 195334CR genome window below encodes:
- a CDS encoding non-ribosomal peptide synthetase — MPRTIKDIYPLSPVQQGLLFHTLSAPESGVYFEQFSVRLEGELDTTAFRGAWDRLVHRHDVLRAAVQWEGLDTPVLVVFDRIELPWSEEDWRGLTPDEQSARLSETLAADRIEGFDLGSAPLLRVGLYRLADDAWQVVWNYHHLLLDGWSSAAVLRELFLNYVALGAGEEPQLPPVRQYRDYIGWLQQQDLGAAERFWRDLLDGVAEPTVLGIDRTADGFRGDEDYDRRELVLPQDLATRLEEVARERRLTVNTIFQAAWSLLLSRYSGSDDVVFGVTSSGRPVELPGVEEIAGMFINTLPARVRIPRDGTVADWLPEFQREETERRQFEFSPLAKVQDWSEVPSGATLFDSILVFENYPTDFSVLDDVRDLRVTELFGIEQTNYPLTLLIELGARTKLKVWFDETRIDADVAERLLGHLRTLIEELIGDPARRVDELGLLTGPEREQLDAWADTGVDFGSPECLHELVVRQAAKTPDAIAVRCEGDELTYAELDRRSNQLAHHLIERGVTADRVVGLCLHRSAELVVAMLGVLKAGGAYLPLDPDHPVDRLEFMLRDTDAVLVLTQDHLRSGLPDGVPVLSMDREWHGSMAAPERPVSATDLAYVMYTSGSTGNPKGVMVEHAGVWNRLRWGQHHYDLDASAVVLQKTPYTFDVSVWEFFWPLMVGARLVLAKPEGHKDPDYLVRLVRDEGVTVLHFVPSMLRYFLAAEGVSELPTVERVFCSGEALTADLRDRFFSLLDAELHNLFGPTEASIEVTHWQCLPEHHGDPLVPIGRPIANVHCRILDQAGQQVPVGVPGELCLGGIAVARGYLGRPELTGEKFIDDPYSDGRLYRTGDLARWRADGVIEFLGRNDDQVKIRGQRVEPGEIESVILTHPAVREAAVTVHQVEGQQQLAAYVVPAVDADELRDWVRQRLPEYMVPAGVTVLEALPLSANGKLDRGALPDPVWQGGEEFIPARSSLEQELAAIWAEVLGVERVGVLDNFFALGGDSILSIQMVSRAAQAGIHLTPAQVFREQTVARLVEVAGHGPAVLAPQEPVTGPVALGPVQRWFFDLDLPVRDQWNQGITLVAPEAFEPDRVRQALERVVAHHDVLRSRFTPDGAHQVGLDEITVPVVVSEDPVRAAHTGLDLERGPLLKAAVDGSKLVLACHHLVVDAVSWRFLVEDFERAYLDQGEFPPKTTAFAQWTERLASYDVTVEEDYWRGVVDSITPLPADFDGPDTQGTAVTRRISLPAEATARLAETARRMKARVDELVLTACAQGLTDWTGDAGITVDVEGHGREPLYDDIDLSRTVGWFTVMRPVHLPVGAAPEVDAVRAVKHALREAPNNGIGYGLSHFRESSEVLFNFLGQLDGVAGGEFALALDDSEGAHAAENTRHHPVEINAGIREGALTVELTYPGSRYEPSTVDILLAEIRGHLDALTASAGEVAARAYLPGDFPLAGVGTAELAAITATHGLVGDLYPATTMQQGLLFHTLSAPGSGVYFEQFSVRLEGELDPAAFRESWQRLVDRHEALRSAVEWEGLDRPLMVVFDSIELPWSEEDWRDLDEAAQADRLSALLARQREDGFELNRAPLVRVGLFRLADEAWQVVWNFHHLILDGWSSAGVLRELFEIYVPLCDGREPELHDVRQYHDYIEWLRQQDLDAAERYWRGLLTGVPEPTALGVDRPSEGDRRDEDYDRREIVLPVELGAKLEEVARRRRLTVNTLFQAAWSLLLSRYSGTEDVVFGVTSSGRPVDLAGAENIAGLFINTLPARVACPSGQRLGTWLSELQQAQIDQRQFEFSPLTKVQEWSEIPAGVPLFESILVFENYPADFSVLERVSRLRVAELHSMEQTNYPLTVVIIPGEETTLKVWFDQTRIEPGAAERLLGHLRGLLEELAGDEDRAVGEIGLLTAPEAELFERWADTAVDYGEPECLHRVIARQAAATPDAIAVRCGQEELTYAELDHRANQLAHQLTGHKVVGVAMRRSVELVVALLGVLKAGAAYVPLDPDYPAERLEFLIRDTRAKLVLTQDELRDRIPGPVLALDTAEFDGPDTDPSAGKPDDLAYVIYTSGSTGKPKGVMLEHRGVWNRLRWMQAEYPIGEADVVLQKTPFTFDVSVWEFFWPLMTGARMVLAKPEGHRDPDYLTGLIRDEGVTTLHFVPSMLRYFLAAEGVSELPSVKRVFCSGEALTADLRDRFFSLLDAELHNLFGPTEASIDVTYWQCLPEHAGDPVVPIGRPIANTTCRILDQAGQQTPIGVPGELCLGGIGLARGYLGRPKLTREKFVKDPFSDGRLYRTGDLARWRADGEIEFLGRNDDQVKIRGQRVEPGEIETVLQDDDMVKHAVVVADDGVLAAFVEPDFTAVTDQSLSSAPWLRRHVDQWQSLYEQIYTEPVIEVDADFNTAGWLSSYTGQPIPTGEMLEWRDRTVDRILGLQPKRVLEIGCGTGILLTRIAPKVTSYHGTDMSATAIEYVRGRLAEHGDEHVVLEQREAVDFAGIRPDSVDVVVLNSVTQYFPDVAYLVEVVRGAMDALVPGGSMFLGDVRNLLLLETLHASVQVAQAPGDVLAADVVQRVRHLARVENELLVDPGFFTRLREKVPELGRIEISPKEGAYDNELSRFRYDVVLEKAAKPHVQVDARWLDWTRGELTWEAVGALLRGGARELIALSRVPNARVRRHHERWQRLLGATGDATVSEVVGGVDGDAVDPEKLRALARSCGYEVEISWAAGYADGAFDVILRKAGQPRADFRPPATAELLEPANMPVRQELGAELRGRLLEELAAKLPSHLVPATLTVLDAMPMTSSGKVDRKALRATRGAHLSERPYAAPRDAVELRLARIWEKVLDVERVGVLDDFFELGGDSLVAIRLSTEVKRAFDVQITLADQLAARTVEQEAGLISGGGAAWRPLVEITAGEGTPVFCVHPAGGSVLCYGELARRLGRDRPFYGLAPLGLEEGQEADDSIAVMADRYLAEVRAVRPHGPYHLAGWSLGGVVALEMAARLEDEGERVELVAMIDSVAPELVDGDVDDVDVIAEFFAGVPLDLDHLRSLEPDAAIEAAMAQAAAVNALPSGLDASRLLRMRDVHKRHIAALVSHRAARYAGDVVLFRASDTPVTQPAYGWENTVKGRLEIIGVPGNHQTVLSSPGVGRIARELGTRIPD, encoded by the coding sequence GTGCCTAGGACCATCAAGGACATCTACCCGCTTTCCCCGGTCCAGCAGGGCCTGCTCTTCCACACCCTGTCGGCGCCCGAGTCCGGGGTGTACTTCGAGCAGTTCAGCGTGCGGCTGGAGGGCGAACTCGACACGACGGCCTTCCGCGGCGCGTGGGACCGGTTGGTGCACCGGCACGACGTGCTCCGCGCGGCCGTGCAGTGGGAGGGCCTGGACACCCCGGTGCTGGTGGTGTTCGACCGGATCGAGCTGCCGTGGTCCGAAGAGGACTGGCGCGGGCTGACCCCGGACGAGCAGTCCGCCCGGCTCTCGGAAACCCTGGCGGCGGACCGGATCGAGGGCTTCGACCTCGGTAGCGCGCCACTGCTGCGGGTCGGCCTGTACCGGCTGGCCGACGACGCGTGGCAGGTGGTCTGGAACTACCACCACCTCCTGCTCGACGGCTGGAGCTCGGCGGCCGTGCTGCGCGAGCTGTTCCTGAACTACGTGGCGTTGGGCGCGGGGGAGGAGCCCCAGCTGCCGCCGGTGCGGCAGTACCGCGACTACATCGGCTGGTTGCAGCAGCAGGATCTCGGTGCGGCGGAACGGTTCTGGCGTGACCTGCTCGACGGGGTCGCCGAGCCGACGGTGCTCGGCATCGACCGCACGGCCGACGGGTTCCGCGGTGACGAGGACTACGACCGCCGCGAACTGGTGCTGCCCCAGGACCTGGCGACCCGGCTGGAGGAGGTCGCGAGGGAGCGCAGGCTGACCGTCAACACGATCTTCCAGGCCGCGTGGTCCCTGCTGTTGTCGCGGTATTCCGGCAGCGACGACGTGGTGTTCGGCGTGACCTCGTCGGGACGGCCGGTGGAACTGCCCGGCGTCGAGGAGATCGCCGGCATGTTCATCAACACCCTGCCCGCGCGCGTGCGGATCCCGCGTGACGGCACGGTCGCCGACTGGCTGCCGGAGTTCCAGCGCGAGGAAACCGAGCGGCGGCAGTTCGAATTCAGCCCGCTGGCCAAGGTGCAGGACTGGAGCGAGGTGCCCTCGGGCGCCACGCTGTTCGACAGCATCCTGGTGTTCGAGAACTACCCGACGGACTTCTCGGTGCTCGACGACGTGCGCGATCTCCGCGTCACCGAGTTGTTCGGCATCGAGCAGACGAACTACCCGCTGACCCTGCTCATCGAACTCGGCGCACGGACCAAGCTCAAGGTGTGGTTCGACGAGACGCGGATCGACGCCGACGTGGCCGAACGCCTGCTCGGGCACCTCCGCACGCTGATCGAGGAACTGATCGGGGATCCGGCCCGCCGCGTCGACGAGCTCGGCCTGCTCACCGGGCCGGAGCGCGAGCAACTCGACGCCTGGGCCGACACCGGGGTGGACTTCGGCTCACCCGAGTGCCTGCACGAACTCGTCGTGCGCCAGGCCGCGAAGACGCCGGACGCCATCGCGGTCCGGTGCGAGGGCGACGAACTGACCTACGCCGAACTCGACCGGCGGTCGAACCAGCTCGCGCACCACCTGATCGAGCGGGGCGTGACCGCGGACCGGGTGGTGGGCCTGTGCCTGCACCGGTCGGCCGAGCTGGTGGTGGCGATGCTCGGGGTGCTCAAGGCGGGTGGCGCGTACCTGCCGCTCGACCCCGACCACCCGGTGGACCGCCTGGAGTTCATGCTCCGCGACACCGACGCGGTGCTCGTGCTGACCCAGGACCACCTGCGGTCCGGGCTGCCGGACGGCGTGCCCGTGCTGAGCATGGACCGCGAGTGGCACGGCTCGATGGCCGCTCCCGAGCGCCCGGTCAGCGCGACCGATCTCGCCTACGTCATGTACACCTCGGGATCCACCGGCAATCCCAAGGGCGTGATGGTCGAGCACGCCGGCGTGTGGAACCGGCTGCGCTGGGGGCAGCACCACTACGATCTGGACGCCTCGGCGGTGGTGCTGCAGAAGACCCCGTATACCTTCGACGTTTCGGTGTGGGAGTTCTTCTGGCCGCTGATGGTCGGGGCGCGGCTGGTGCTGGCGAAGCCCGAAGGCCACAAGGATCCGGACTACCTGGTCCGGCTGGTCCGCGACGAGGGCGTCACCGTGCTCCACTTCGTCCCGTCGATGCTGCGGTACTTCCTTGCCGCGGAAGGGGTTTCGGAGCTTCCCACGGTGGAGCGGGTGTTCTGCAGCGGGGAGGCGCTGACCGCGGACCTGCGCGACCGGTTCTTCTCCCTGCTGGACGCCGAACTGCACAACCTGTTCGGCCCGACCGAGGCGTCCATCGAGGTCACCCACTGGCAGTGCCTGCCGGAGCACCACGGCGATCCGCTGGTGCCGATCGGACGGCCGATCGCCAACGTGCACTGCCGGATCCTGGACCAGGCCGGGCAGCAGGTGCCGGTCGGCGTGCCGGGCGAGCTGTGCCTGGGCGGCATCGCCGTCGCACGGGGTTACCTCGGTCGCCCCGAGCTGACCGGCGAGAAGTTCATCGACGACCCGTACTCCGACGGCAGGCTCTACCGCACCGGCGACCTCGCGCGCTGGCGCGCGGACGGGGTGATCGAGTTCCTCGGCCGCAACGACGACCAGGTCAAGATCCGCGGCCAGCGCGTCGAACCGGGCGAGATCGAGTCGGTCATCCTGACTCATCCCGCCGTGCGCGAAGCCGCGGTCACCGTGCACCAGGTCGAGGGGCAGCAGCAGCTCGCCGCGTACGTGGTGCCCGCGGTGGACGCCGACGAGCTCCGCGACTGGGTGCGGCAGCGGCTGCCCGAGTACATGGTGCCAGCCGGGGTCACCGTGCTGGAGGCGTTGCCGTTGTCCGCCAACGGAAAGCTGGACCGCGGCGCGCTGCCGGACCCGGTGTGGCAGGGCGGTGAGGAGTTCATCCCGGCACGCTCGTCGCTGGAGCAGGAGCTGGCCGCGATCTGGGCCGAGGTGCTCGGCGTCGAACGCGTCGGCGTGCTGGACAACTTCTTCGCGCTCGGCGGCGACTCGATCCTGTCGATCCAGATGGTCTCGCGGGCCGCGCAGGCCGGGATCCACCTGACGCCCGCGCAGGTGTTCCGCGAGCAGACCGTGGCGCGGCTGGTGGAGGTCGCCGGGCACGGGCCGGCGGTGCTCGCCCCGCAGGAACCGGTGACCGGCCCGGTCGCGCTGGGGCCGGTGCAGCGCTGGTTCTTCGACCTGGACCTGCCGGTGCGCGACCAGTGGAACCAGGGCATCACGCTGGTCGCACCGGAGGCCTTCGAACCGGACCGCGTCCGCCAGGCCCTGGAACGCGTTGTCGCGCATCACGACGTGCTCCGCTCGCGGTTCACCCCGGACGGCGCACACCAGGTCGGGCTCGACGAGATCACCGTGCCGGTGGTGGTCAGCGAGGACCCGGTCCGCGCCGCGCACACCGGGCTCGACCTCGAACGCGGCCCGTTGCTGAAGGCCGCCGTCGACGGCAGCAAGCTGGTGCTCGCCTGTCACCACCTGGTGGTCGACGCGGTCAGCTGGCGGTTCCTCGTCGAGGACTTCGAGCGCGCTTACCTCGATCAGGGCGAGTTCCCGCCGAAGACCACCGCGTTCGCGCAGTGGACCGAGCGGCTCGCCTCGTACGACGTGACCGTGGAGGAGGACTACTGGCGCGGGGTGGTCGATTCGATCACGCCGCTCCCCGCCGATTTCGACGGCCCGGACACGCAGGGAACCGCGGTGACCCGGCGGATCTCACTGCCCGCCGAGGCGACGGCACGGCTGGCCGAGACCGCCCGCCGGATGAAGGCGCGGGTGGACGAGCTGGTGCTCACCGCGTGCGCACAGGGGCTGACCGACTGGACCGGCGACGCCGGGATCACCGTCGACGTGGAGGGCCACGGCCGCGAACCGCTGTACGACGACATCGACCTCTCCCGCACGGTCGGCTGGTTCACCGTGATGCGCCCCGTGCACCTGCCGGTCGGCGCGGCACCGGAGGTCGACGCGGTGCGTGCGGTCAAGCACGCGCTGCGGGAGGCGCCGAACAACGGCATCGGTTACGGCCTGTCGCACTTCCGGGAAAGCTCGGAGGTGCTGTTCAACTTCCTCGGCCAGCTCGACGGGGTGGCCGGTGGCGAGTTCGCACTGGCGCTGGACGACTCGGAGGGCGCGCACGCGGCGGAGAACACCCGGCACCACCCGGTCGAGATCAACGCGGGCATCCGCGAAGGCGCGCTGACCGTCGAACTGACCTACCCGGGTTCGCGGTACGAGCCGTCCACAGTGGACATCCTCCTGGCGGAGATCCGGGGCCACCTCGACGCGCTGACCGCCTCGGCCGGTGAAGTGGCGGCGCGGGCGTACCTGCCCGGCGACTTCCCGCTCGCCGGGGTCGGTACCGCCGAGCTGGCGGCGATCACCGCCACCCACGGCCTGGTCGGTGACCTCTACCCGGCCACCACCATGCAGCAGGGCCTGCTGTTCCACACCCTGTCCGCGCCCGGCTCGGGTGTCTACTTCGAACAGTTCAGCGTCCGGCTCGAAGGCGAACTCGACCCGGCGGCCTTCCGCGAGTCGTGGCAGCGCCTGGTCGACCGGCACGAGGCGCTGCGGTCGGCGGTGGAGTGGGAAGGGCTCGACCGGCCGCTGATGGTGGTCTTCGACTCGATCGAGCTGCCGTGGTCCGAAGAGGACTGGCGCGACCTGGACGAGGCCGCGCAGGCCGATCGGCTGTCCGCGTTGCTGGCCCGGCAACGCGAGGACGGGTTCGAGCTGAACCGGGCGCCGCTGGTGCGCGTCGGGTTGTTCCGGCTGGCCGACGAGGCGTGGCAGGTGGTCTGGAACTTCCACCACCTGATCCTGGACGGCTGGAGTTCGGCCGGGGTCCTGCGCGAGCTGTTCGAGATCTACGTGCCGTTGTGCGACGGCCGCGAGCCCGAACTGCACGACGTTCGCCAGTACCACGACTACATCGAATGGTTGCGGCAGCAGGATCTCGATGCCGCGGAACGGTACTGGCGCGGTCTGCTCACCGGGGTGCCGGAACCGACGGCGCTCGGCGTGGACCGTCCGTCCGAAGGGGACCGTCGCGACGAGGACTACGACCGGCGCGAGATCGTGCTGCCGGTCGAGCTGGGCGCCAAGCTCGAAGAAGTGGCGCGTCGCCGCAGGCTGACGGTGAACACGCTGTTCCAGGCCGCGTGGTCGCTGCTGCTGTCGCGGTACTCGGGCACCGAGGACGTGGTGTTCGGCGTGACCTCCTCGGGTCGTCCGGTCGACCTGGCCGGGGCCGAGAACATCGCCGGGTTGTTCATCAACACCCTGCCCGCGCGGGTGGCCTGCCCCAGCGGGCAGCGGCTCGGGACCTGGCTGAGCGAACTGCAGCAGGCGCAGATCGACCAGCGGCAGTTCGAGTTCAGCCCGCTGACCAAGGTGCAGGAGTGGAGCGAGATTCCGGCCGGGGTGCCGCTGTTCGAGAGCATCCTGGTCTTCGAGAACTACCCGGCCGACTTCTCCGTGCTGGAGCGGGTCAGCCGCCTGCGGGTGGCCGAGCTGCACAGCATGGAGCAGACCAACTACCCGCTGACCGTGGTGATCATCCCCGGCGAGGAGACCACGCTGAAGGTCTGGTTCGACCAGACCCGGATCGAGCCCGGTGCCGCGGAACGGCTGCTCGGGCACCTGCGCGGCCTGCTGGAGGAACTGGCGGGCGACGAGGACCGCGCGGTCGGCGAGATCGGCCTGCTCACCGCGCCGGAGGCGGAACTGTTCGAGCGGTGGGCGGACACCGCGGTCGACTACGGCGAACCCGAGTGCCTGCACCGGGTGATCGCGCGGCAGGCCGCGGCCACACCGGACGCGATCGCGGTCCGATGTGGACAGGAGGAACTCACCTACGCCGAACTCGATCACCGGGCCAACCAGCTGGCGCACCAGTTGACCGGCCACAAGGTGGTCGGCGTCGCGATGCGGCGGTCCGTCGAACTCGTGGTGGCGCTGCTCGGTGTGCTCAAGGCAGGTGCCGCGTACGTGCCGTTGGACCCGGACTACCCAGCCGAGCGCCTGGAGTTCCTGATCCGCGACACCCGCGCGAAACTGGTGCTCACCCAGGACGAACTGCGTGACCGGATCCCCGGCCCGGTTTTGGCGCTGGACACCGCCGAGTTCGACGGTCCCGACACCGATCCGAGCGCCGGCAAGCCCGACGACCTGGCGTACGTCATCTACACCTCGGGGTCCACCGGCAAGCCCAAGGGCGTGATGCTCGAACACCGCGGGGTGTGGAACCGGCTGCGCTGGATGCAGGCGGAGTACCCGATCGGCGAGGCGGACGTGGTGCTGCAGAAGACCCCGTTCACCTTCGACGTGTCGGTGTGGGAGTTCTTCTGGCCGCTGATGACCGGGGCGCGCATGGTGCTGGCGAAGCCGGAAGGCCACCGCGATCCGGACTACCTCACCGGGTTGATCCGGGACGAAGGTGTCACGACCCTCCACTTCGTCCCTTCGATGCTGCGTTACTTCCTTGCCGCGGAGGGGGTTTCGGAACTTCCTTCGGTCAAGCGGGTGTTCTGCAGCGGGGAGGCGCTGACCGCGGATCTGCGGGACCGGTTCTTCTCGCTGCTGGACGCCGAACTGCACAACCTGTTCGGCCCCACCGAAGCCTCGATCGACGTGACCTACTGGCAGTGCCTGCCGGAGCACGCGGGCGATCCGGTGGTGCCGATCGGCCGTCCGATCGCGAACACCACCTGCCGCATCCTCGACCAGGCCGGGCAGCAGACCCCGATCGGCGTGCCGGGTGAGCTGTGCCTGGGCGGGATCGGGCTGGCCAGGGGCTATCTCGGCCGGCCGAAGCTGACCCGGGAGAAGTTCGTCAAGGACCCGTTCTCCGACGGCAGGCTCTACCGCACCGGCGACCTCGCACGCTGGCGGGCCGACGGGGAGATCGAGTTCCTCGGCCGCAACGACGACCAGGTCAAGATCCGCGGCCAGCGCGTCGAACCGGGTGAGATCGAGACCGTGCTGCAGGACGACGACATGGTCAAGCACGCGGTCGTGGTGGCCGACGACGGCGTGCTCGCCGCCTTCGTAGAGCCGGACTTCACCGCGGTCACCGACCAGTCGCTGTCCTCGGCGCCGTGGCTGCGGCGGCACGTGGACCAGTGGCAGTCGCTGTACGAGCAGATCTACACCGAACCGGTGATCGAGGTCGACGCCGACTTCAACACCGCGGGCTGGCTGTCCAGCTACACCGGGCAGCCGATCCCGACCGGCGAAATGCTCGAATGGCGCGACCGCACGGTGGACCGCATCCTCGGCCTGCAGCCGAAGCGGGTGCTGGAGATCGGCTGCGGCACGGGGATCCTGCTCACCCGCATCGCGCCGAAGGTGACCAGCTACCACGGCACCGACATGTCGGCCACGGCCATCGAGTACGTGCGCGGCAGGCTCGCCGAGCACGGCGACGAGCACGTGGTGCTGGAGCAGCGCGAAGCGGTCGACTTCGCCGGGATCCGGCCGGACAGCGTGGACGTGGTGGTGCTCAACTCGGTCACCCAGTACTTCCCGGACGTGGCCTACCTGGTCGAGGTGGTCCGGGGCGCGATGGACGCGCTGGTGCCGGGCGGTTCGATGTTCCTCGGCGACGTGCGCAACCTGCTGCTGCTGGAAACCCTGCACGCGTCGGTCCAGGTCGCGCAGGCACCGGGGGACGTGCTCGCGGCGGACGTGGTGCAGCGGGTCCGGCACCTGGCGCGGGTGGAGAACGAGCTTCTGGTCGACCCCGGCTTCTTCACCAGGCTGCGGGAGAAGGTGCCGGAGCTGGGGCGGATCGAGATCAGCCCGAAGGAAGGCGCCTACGACAACGAACTGAGCCGGTTCCGGTACGACGTGGTGCTGGAGAAGGCGGCCAAACCCCACGTGCAGGTGGACGCGCGGTGGCTCGACTGGACACGCGGGGAACTGACCTGGGAAGCCGTCGGCGCCCTGCTCCGCGGTGGGGCCAGGGAACTGATCGCGCTGTCCCGGGTGCCGAACGCGCGGGTGCGGCGGCACCACGAGCGCTGGCAGCGGTTGCTCGGCGCCACCGGGGACGCGACCGTGTCCGAGGTGGTCGGCGGGGTCGACGGTGACGCCGTCGATCCCGAGAAACTGCGGGCGCTCGCGCGTTCCTGCGGGTACGAGGTGGAGATCAGCTGGGCCGCCGGGTACGCCGACGGCGCGTTCGACGTGATCCTGCGCAAGGCGGGCCAGCCACGCGCCGACTTCCGCCCGCCCGCCACCGCGGAACTCCTGGAGCCGGCGAACATGCCCGTGCGCCAGGAACTCGGCGCCGAACTGCGCGGCAGGCTCCTGGAGGAGTTGGCGGCGAAACTGCCGTCGCACCTGGTGCCCGCCACGCTGACCGTGCTCGACGCCATGCCGATGACCAGTTCCGGCAAGGTCGACCGCAAGGCGCTCCGGGCCACCCGCGGCGCGCACCTGTCGGAACGGCCTTATGCGGCCCCGCGTGACGCGGTGGAGCTGCGGCTGGCGCGCATCTGGGAGAAGGTGCTCGACGTCGAACGCGTCGGCGTGCTGGACGACTTCTTCGAGCTGGGCGGCGATTCGCTGGTCGCGATCCGGCTGTCCACCGAGGTGAAGCGCGCCTTCGACGTGCAGATCACGCTCGCCGACCAGCTCGCCGCCCGCACGGTCGAGCAGGAGGCCGGGCTGATCAGCGGTGGCGGGGCGGCGTGGCGGCCGCTGGTGGAGATCACCGCGGGCGAGGGCACACCGGTGTTCTGCGTGCACCCGGCCGGCGGAAGTGTGCTCTGCTACGGCGAACTGGCCCGCCGCCTCGGCCGCGACCGGCCGTTCTACGGACTGGCCCCGCTCGGCCTGGAGGAGGGGCAGGAGGCCGACGACAGCATCGCCGTGATGGCCGACCGGTACCTCGCCGAGGTGCGCGCGGTCCGCCCGCACGGGCCGTACCACCTGGCGGGCTGGTCGCTCGGCGGGGTGGTCGCGCTGGAAATGGCGGCCAGGCTGGAGGACGAGGGCGAACGCGTCGAACTGGTCGCGATGATCGACTCGGTGGCGCCGGAACTGGTCGACGGCGACGTGGACGACGTCGACGTGATCGCCGAGTTCTTCGCCGGTGTGCCACTGGACCTGGACCACCTGCGCTCGCTCGAACCGGATGCCGCCATCGAGGCGGCCATGGCGCAGGCGGCGGCGGTGAACGCGCTTCCGTCCGGTTTGGACGCGTCGCGGCTGCTGCGCATGCGCGACGTCCACAAGCGACACATCGCCGCGCTGGTTTCCCACCGGGCGGCCAGGTATGCCGGGGACGTGGTGCTGTTCCGCGCCTCGGACACCCCGGTAACCCAGCCCGCGTACGGCTGGGAGAACACCGTCAAGGGCAGGCTGGAGATCATCGGCGTGCCCGGCAACCACCAGACCGTGCTGAGTTCCCCCGGCGTCGGCCGGATCGCCCGCGAACTCGGCACCCGGATCCCGGACTAA
- a CDS encoding NAD(P)/FAD-dependent oxidoreductase: MYDVIVVGAGPSGLNAALILGRALRRVLLVDSGEPRNARAHAMNGFLSRDGIDPAEFRQIARDDLAKYETVTVRDVAVASVSAGEEGASVVLADGTTEQAHSVLLTVGRRDRLPEVDGVAELWGQGVYGCPYCHGFEVRGQKLAVLGAETSAAHLAVQLTRYSSDVVLFTGGAPDFDEEAAAALKVCEVDVRTEPVEQVIGADGRLTGVRIGGETIARDAMFIKTPLDAHGELAEALGCELMDDGSVRIDEHGHTSVDRVYAAGEAARLPNWPSPWIHAVTSAALGAMVALSIDHDLIVADVRSKFGR; this comes from the coding sequence ATGTACGACGTGATCGTGGTAGGCGCCGGGCCGTCCGGCCTGAACGCGGCGCTGATCCTGGGCCGCGCGCTGCGGCGGGTGCTGCTGGTGGACTCGGGCGAACCCCGCAACGCCAGGGCGCACGCGATGAACGGCTTCCTCAGCCGGGACGGGATCGACCCGGCGGAATTCCGCCAGATCGCCAGGGACGACCTGGCCAAGTACGAGACGGTGACCGTGCGGGACGTCGCGGTCGCCTCGGTGTCCGCGGGCGAGGAGGGCGCGTCGGTGGTGCTCGCCGACGGCACCACCGAACAGGCCCACAGCGTGCTGCTGACCGTGGGCCGCCGCGACAGGTTGCCCGAGGTCGACGGCGTGGCCGAGCTGTGGGGCCAGGGCGTCTACGGCTGCCCGTACTGCCACGGGTTCGAGGTGCGCGGGCAGAAGCTGGCCGTGCTGGGGGCGGAAACCTCCGCCGCGCACCTGGCCGTGCAGCTCACCCGGTACAGCTCCGACGTGGTGCTGTTCACCGGCGGCGCGCCGGACTTCGACGAGGAGGCGGCCGCCGCGCTCAAGGTATGCGAGGTGGACGTGCGGACGGAACCGGTCGAGCAGGTCATCGGCGCCGACGGCCGCCTCACCGGCGTGCGGATCGGGGGCGAGACGATCGCGCGCGACGCGATGTTCATCAAGACCCCGCTCGACGCGCACGGTGAACTCGCCGAAGCGCTCGGCTGCGAACTGATGGACGACGGTTCGGTGCGGATCGACGAGCACGGGCACACCTCGGTCGACCGGGTCTACGCCGCCGGGGAAGCCGCGCGGCTGCCGAACTGGCCGTCACCGTGGATCCACGCGGTGACCAGCGCCGCGCTGGGCGCGATGGTCGCGCTGAGCATCGACCACGACCTGATCGTCGCCGACGTCCGGTCGAAGTTCGGGAGGTGA
- a CDS encoding class I SAM-dependent methyltransferase: protein MTTRTARGWKRAARNRSAGGAGMYVPQRRKLLADLTGTVLEIGPGAGANTAHFGRDVRWLGLEPNPYLHERLREKARGQVIGGAAEAIPLADHSVDAVVGTIVLCSVDDQRRVLAEIVRVLRPGGRYVFLEHVAAPEGTWSRWAQKTVAPASRWLDGGCDPARETGRAIDAAGFDRVETEEFLLHGPFGVKIPHLTGWASTAR, encoded by the coding sequence ATGACCACGCGCACCGCACGCGGCTGGAAGCGCGCCGCTCGCAACCGCTCCGCCGGTGGGGCGGGCATGTACGTCCCGCAGCGGCGCAAGCTCCTCGCGGACCTGACCGGCACGGTGCTGGAGATCGGCCCCGGCGCGGGCGCGAACACCGCGCACTTCGGCCGCGACGTCCGCTGGCTCGGCCTCGAACCCAATCCCTACCTGCACGAACGCCTGCGCGAGAAGGCGAGGGGGCAGGTCATCGGCGGAGCGGCGGAGGCCATTCCGCTGGCCGACCACAGCGTGGACGCGGTGGTCGGCACCATCGTGCTGTGCTCGGTCGACGACCAGCGCCGGGTACTCGCCGAGATCGTGCGTGTGCTGCGGCCGGGTGGCCGTTACGTGTTCCTGGAGCACGTCGCCGCGCCCGAGGGCACCTGGTCGCGCTGGGCGCAGAAGACCGTGGCGCCGGCGTCGCGCTGGCTCGACGGCGGCTGCGATCCGGCGCGCGAGACCGGCCGCGCCATCGACGCGGCCGGGTTCGACCGGGTGGAGACCGAGGAGTTCCTGCTCCACGGCCCGTTCGGGGTGAAGATCCCCCACCTGACCGGCTGGGCCAGCACGGCCAGGTGA